Proteins encoded within one genomic window of Mustela nigripes isolate SB6536 unplaced genomic scaffold, MUSNIG.SB6536 HiC_scaffold_4555, whole genome shotgun sequence:
- the LOC132009093 gene encoding keratin-associated protein 12-1-like, translating to MCQSSCSTGCQPACCVPSSCQMSCYVLSPCQTSCCMSSPCQTSCCVPSSCQTSCCMPVSCKPAVCLPVSCKPIVCVAPSCQSSGGCQPSCSTLLCRPVPCGTPTCC from the coding sequence ATGTGCCAGTCCAGCTGCTCCACGGGCTGCCAGCCggcctgctgtgtgcccagcTCCTGCCAGATGTCCTGCTATGTGCTCAGCCCCTGCCAGACGTCCTGCTGCATGTCCAGCCCCTGCCAGACGTCCTGCTGTGTGCCCAGCTCCTGCCAGACGTCCTGCTGCATGCCCGTGAGCTGCAAGCCAGCCGTGTGCCTGCCTGTGAGCTGCAAGCCCATTGTGTGTGTGGCTCCCTCCTGCCAGTCCTCTGGGGGCTGCCAGCCCTCCTGCTCCACCCTGCTCTGCAGACCTGTCCCCTGCGGCACCCCTACCTGCTGCTGA